The Yamadazyma tenuis chromosome 2, complete sequence sequence AAACCCTCAAACACGACAAGGGTTTGTTGGAGGAAGAAAACGCCAAATTGGCTCATACCGTCGATaagttgaaagaacagACCACCGACTTGAACAGCGAGTGCGAGCGGTTGACCAGCCTGCTCACAGCCACGAGAAAAGAGTTCCAGTCCAAGGAAGACGGGTTTCAGGATGAGAAGTACGAGTTGGAAAAtaccatttccaagttgaacaaaaagatAAATGAGTTGAAATCTCTGGCCAACGAATTTGACTTGATGAAGGATGAGAGTAAGATGGAAatcaagagcttgaatTCCGTCATcgaggagttgaaggagaCGGTGGACATCAAGCAAGCTGACTTGgacaatttgaaatctcAGTTGGAGTTCACCAATACCAAATCCACACAATTGCAGGCCCAAATTCAGCAATTACAGACGGCCCACGACACTCAGGTacagaagttgaacacTTCCATCAGCAATTTGACGGAGGAGAAAGAAGTGGTCCAGGCCAGTTTACAGGAGTCAGCTGCGCGAATAGTCGAGTTGGAAACCAGCTTGGAAAAGATCAAAGTGCTTGAGAAGGAAGTGGAAACAAGGCAGATTCTATTGGGAAAGGCCCGTCACGAAGCAGTGATTTTGAATGAGCATTTGGGTAAGGCGCTAGGGATGTTGAAACAACAGCTGAATAGTGTCGATAATACCATTGACAAAGAGCTTATTTCAAAtgtgttgatcaactttcTCCAGATTCCAAGAGGCGACACCAAGAAGTACGAGGCGTTGCAGTTGCTCAGCTCGTTGTTGGAGTGGGACGAGTCCAAACGTGTGGCCAGTGGCCTAAGTCACCATCAGCAGTCAGGCGAGCCTCGAGGTAGAGAGAGCTTTATCTCACTCTGGACCGATTTTCTCGAGCGGGAAAGCACCAAGAAGTGAAGTAGTTTAAATTCTCCTGCCAATTCAGTATACTTCAGCATAAAATAGCACATAATAATCTAGTCAGTTTCTCTCACCAGTTCGCACCCAAATCGCAACGCGCGTTATTTTTCATTTCACATCCCACCATGGTCTTGGTAACagatttcttcaaggccAAAAAACCGGCCGCCAAACGAGTACGCCCCGTCCCATACCCACTACCACTTTTATCACCCTACTAACATGCCAATTGTAGAAATCCTCTCCCCCACATGAGctgttgaacaaaaaacaaaagCCGGATGCTCCAGCGCCTGAAATCATagatcttgatgatgagCTACAAATCAAACACGATGACGGTGACGACACCGTCGAGGAGATCAAATCCCCGCCCTATAAATCATCGCCCCAAAAAGCAGTTGTGAAAAAGTCTCCCAAGAAACCAACTACAAAGGAACaaccttcaccaccatctGGCGCCAGCGCCGAAGAGATCTTGGCCTCAATTCCTGACGCCGAATTGCCCGACACGTCGGATTCCCAAAAACTCTCTTTTTTTCAGTTGCAACAACGTAAGGCTCAAGCTCCTCAAGCCACCGGGTCTGTCGATATCCCCGAAGCAAAACCCCATTGCTTATCAGGACTCACGATGGTATTCACGGGCGTGTTGCCCAACCTCGAGCGTACAGACGCTGAGAACATCGCCAAGCGATACGGCGCTAAGGTGCCCAAATCTATTCTGGGTAAAACCAGTGTGGTGGTGATTGGAGACGAGGCTGGGCCGTCGAAAGTGcagaaaatcaaaaagatgCACATTAAGGCCATTTCGGAGGAAGGGTTTCTCCAGCTCTTACGGAGCATGCCAGCAGATGGCGGTTCTGGTGGCGAGGCAGTGAAGGCCAAGAGGAAGAgagaggaagaggaaagTAGAATTATacaagaagctgaagccgaagaagaacaagaacgAGCTCGCCAGCAACAGGCCAAGATCCAACACGTTCCACCGTCCGTCAGCAAGCATCTGTCACGTCTCCCGGCGGAGCCTGTTCGGGAGATCTCCAATGACGACAAATTATGGACCACCAAGTACGCACCCACGTCAACTCTTCAGCTCTGCGGCAACAAAGGCCaggtcaacaagttgcGTCTGTGGTTGCTCCACTGGTTCGATAACGCAAAGAACGACTTCAAGGACCCGGGGGCCGATGGGCTGGGGGTTTTCCGTGCTTGTTTGATCAGTGGTCCTCCCGGTATAGGCAAAACCACGGCTGCGCACCTCATCGCCGAGGACTTGGGGTTTGACgtgttggagaagaacgCATCGGACGTGCGGtccaagtctttgttgaacCTGGACATCAAGAGCGTATTGAACAACACGTCGGTGATGGGATTCTTCCAGAACCGACATGCTGACGTTCACCAGGAAAACGAGAGACGCTTCTGCCTCATTATGGATGAAGTCGACGGGATGTCATCCGGTGACCACGGCGGGGCCGGGGCGTTGTCACAGTTCTGCCGTATCACCAAGATGCCCATGATCTTGATCTGTAACGATAAGTCGTTACCCAAGATGAGGACGTTTGACCGGGTAACGTACGACCTTGCGTTCAGACGCCCGAGCGAAAACGAGGTCAAGGCTCGGATCATGACCATATGCCACAGggagaagatcaagatcGACCCGCTGATTATTGGCCAGTTGGTgcaaaccaccaacaacgaCATTCGGCAGATGATCAATTTGCTCTCGACCGTATCCAAAACCCAGAAAACCATCGGGGCCGAGCAGAGCAAggacttttccaagtcctgGCAGAAACAGACGGTGTTGAAGCCGTTTGACATAGTTGGTAAGTTACTCAACGGGCAGATCTACTCACCGCACTCCAACCACACGTTGAACGACAAAATCGACTTGTACTTCAACGACATCGACTTCACGCCGTTGATGGTCCAGGAGAACTACTTGTACACACGGCCCAGTAACTGCCGTGATGATAGTGACCACTTGCGGCGGGTAGCCCAGGCAGCAGACGACATTAGTGCCAGCGATCGCATAAACTCATTGATTCGGTCCAGTGAACAGCAGTGGAGTTTATTACCGTTCCACGCGGTGATGTCGTCGGTCAAGCCGTCGCGGGAAGTCGCAGGTAACATCAGTCAGAGAATCAACTTTGCCGGGTGGTTGGGGCAAAACTCCAAGCAGATGAAGTACCAACGGCTCCTCCAAGAATTGCAATACCACACCCGGCTCAGAACTTCCACCGACAAAAAGGAGTTGCGGTTGGAGTACGTACCGCTCTTGGCTAAACGGCTTGCCGGGCCCATTGTCTCCCAGGGTGAAAATGGTATCCAACCGTGCATAGACGTGATGGACTACTACTTTTTGACCCGAGAAGATTGGGACACCATTCTCGATTTCGGCGTGGGTGCGGCCAAGGGCGAAGCCGTGCTCAAGAAAATCCCCACCAAGGTCAAGACCGCCTTCACCCGTACGTATAATTCATCTACTCATCCAATAGCCATCTACAAGACTGGGAATTCGGTGGGGACCACCAAGAGTACGGCCAGCACCGTGGATTACGAGGACGTGATTCAAGATGACACGCTTaaggatgatgatgataccGAAGAAAAGGACGACTCGAAGTTCGACTCCAAGAAAGATAAGCTTATCAAGGAAGTCAAGCCTAAGAAGGGCGCAAAAAGACTGAAAAAATAGTACAACTTTAGCTAGAATATCGGCTCGCGGTCGCGCAGCGCACATGCAGGCACCCCTCCTTAGAGAAAATTTCTCACGAGTGCGAATGCGAATTCAATAAGACTACTTCTAGGAACCACTCGTTGCTTGTAATTGATCGATATATTTGATGCCAACCCTGGAATTGACGTGTCTGTTCAATCCATTGTTCTTAGTTGTATATTGAGAATCCCTATCCACCAATCTCCCCTGTATCTTTCCAATTCACCTGTTGGAACCCCTATAAAAATAATTTCCATTTGTTTCCCTTTAATGATTAATGTCTAATTCCGGCCCCATATTCAATATCCCCACTCGAGGCACCAAGCCCAGCACTAAGTTGCCGTCGTTGACCATCAGTAGTGAGCCCGCTTCCGGTGGTGACGCCGCCGTGGATGTCAACGGTGGTGAGGATCATAAGAAGCCTCGACGCAAACCTCCTCCAATCGACTTTCTGAGAATCAACGGGTCCCATTCGTTCAAGGATATGCTGCCGGCACCCTCGCACGACTCGGGCGATGTCGACACCAGCGACGGTAGTACCAGCACCAGCGCCAAGGCGTACGGCACAACAGAAGGATCTTCCACCTCGCGGTCCTTAAATCAATCATCCTCCTCCGTGTCTACACCCGCTAACTTGATACCAGGACCCGTGAATCCTGCGGGCCCTCTCAGCCCGTTGTACCAGGAGAAGGATTTATCGGAGTTGATGCCGGACGACTGGCagattttggccaactcgGATCAAATAGTGGAATTGAATAAACTAGGTGAAGGAAACGGCGGGTCTGTATCCAAATGCCGGCTCCGCAATGGCAACAAGATCTTCGccatgaagttgatcaacacgGACTCAAACCCCGATATTCAGAAGCAAATTGTACGAGAATTGCAATACAATCGGCTTGTGAGCAGCGAAAATATTGTCAAATACTACGGGACGTTTTTGATAGAAAACCAGTCGATGATCGGAATCACCATGGAGTACATGGGAGGCAAGTCACTCGATGCAATCTACAAACGGGTGATTGAAATCGACCCTTCCAATCGGGTAAATGAGAAAGTCATGGGCAAAATCGCCGAATCGATCCTCAAGGGATTGAACTACTTGCACCAACAAAAGATCATCCATCGGGACATCAAGCCGTCGAACATTCTCTTGGACTTCCAAGGTAACATCAAATTGtgtgattttggagtcAGTGGAGAAGTGGTAAACTCATTAGCAACTACTTTTGTGGGCACACAATATTATATGGCCCCCGAGCGAATCATGGGCAAACCCTACACGGTGAACTGCGACATCTGGTCGTTAGGGTTGACATTACTTGAAGTGTCGACTGGTAAGTTCCCGTTCACCAATGTGGATAGTTTGAATACGAATTTGGGACCCATCGAATTGCTCCAGCTCATACTAGAGTACGAGCCCAAATTGGAGGACATCCCACAGGAAAATATCTTCTGGTCCGACTCGTTTAAAAACTTCATTCACTACTGTTTGATAAAGAATACGGAAGAGAGACCCAGTCCTCGACAAATGTTGCAACATCCATGGATAATATCGCAGCAGACGGTGAAGGTAAGAATGGACAAGTTTGTACAGCAGCTCTGGAACTACTGAGCCATTGCAACGAAAGTGTACTAGTGTATATGGATAGCTTGGGTAATAAAATAGAACTGGTTTTGGGGACACGACCATCAACCGCTTGGGTCGCGAGAAAAAACTTCGCACTGGCCAATCATTCCTAAACTAAATCCTCTTACTAGACAACAATGCCAGTTCCTTTTGAAGGGTTGATTCCTTACACGATCATGGGCATGTTCTTCGGCTTGGCAGGACATGGGGTTGGCTTCATCAGATACTGGGACAACGGTTGGAAAAATGACAGattcaacttggacgaaTATGACCAAAAGATGATGCAACGAGACTTTTTATTGACGGGTATAAAACGAGGTCAAACCAGTGAAGCGGTGGCTCCGGAGCACTTTAAGACTGCCCAGACCGAGTTGCAAAGATACTACACTCCTTACAGAGACCAATTCTTCTCGTTCAGAGAACGGTTATACAGAGGGTATGTTACTGGCAACTGGGAGTTTGAATGATAGCATGTATTTATGGTGTAATATACACACGACAAAATGGCGTAGGACTGACGATTGAAACACAGGGAATATCATCTATTGTTTTACTAATGTGAAATTGTTTGAAGACAGACAAGTGCCAATACAAACTACTCTATAGAAATGAACTTAATAAACGCCAGAGACGTTCTCTCAACTCTGCTTCTGTTTCCCTACTTGAAATCCTTGTAGGTCCACTTCTCAGTAATCTTAGGCTTATACTTCGACCTCTTTGCAACCGGCACCCGGGCCTCTATAAGTCCCTTCTTCTGCAAATTAATCATGCTGCTGTAGAAAAGATTTCCCTCAGCtttgatattcttcatgTTGGAGCTGAGCTCGTCAGACAATTTCACTTCAAGAGGTGCATCCATAAGATTGTATTTGAACAATCTCTTAGctgccttcttcttcttggtgacTTTGTCGACGACTTTGGTGTCCCGGTGTTgcaattcttccaaatctAACTGTCcgatttggtggatttgatgcttcaagtccttgagTCTGGCTTCCAATTCCACTCGTTTTTTATGCTTCAACATCCGACCTCGTTTTGTCTTggtctttctcttcaactcagTGGGTTTGTTGGCAGAGAGCTTAAAGTCATTAGTGTCATTAGCGTGATTGGGGTCGTTAATTTCGTGGTCggattcttcttcctcgtcaCTACTTTCGTGTTCTGCCAACATCCGGGCCAACATCTCCTGCCTCTCGATGAGCTGTTGCCggttcaattccttgatcTTCTCGAGGCCAAACTCCTGGTTTACCAA is a genomic window containing:
- a CDS encoding uncharacterized protein (BUSCO:EOG09263CUQ; EggNog:ENOG503NYJB; COG:S) — its product is MAKSKKKTTKAAKNGSTDNGSAISSHEEDTHIEEVPPIVPVPDENGYSNGSVASTDGVELENNAASATTIDSTSILQAQIDELTKQLHEKDETISKQVELQTQYKQLLAQKEEELAQHKAQVPEDHSREQDPSDSSSADLESVKKERDELKANYDSLLGRISSMRSVFSKMKETEVEAEQLKEEVETLKHDKGLLEEENAKLAHTVDKLKEQTTDLNSECERLTSSLTATRKEFQSKEDGFQDEKYELENTISKLNKKINELKSSANEFDLMKDESKMEIKSLNSVIEELKETVDIKQADLDNLKSQLEFTNTKSTQLQAQIQQLQTAHDTQVQKLNTSISNLTEEKEVVQASLQESAARIVELETSLEKIKVLEKEVETRQILLGKARHEAVILNEHLGKALGMLKQQSNSVDNTIDKELISNVLINFLQIPRGDTKKYEALQLLSSLLEWDESKRVASGLSHHQQSGEPRGRESFISLWTDFLERESTKK
- the MKK1 gene encoding Protein kinase C signaling pathway involved MAPKK protein (EggNog:ENOG503NUYZ; COG:T), with protein sequence MSNSGPIFNIPTRGTKPSTKLPSLTISSEPASGGDAAVDVNGGEDHKKPRRKPPPIDFSRINGSHSFKDMSPAPSHDSGDVDTSDGSTSTSAKAYGTTEGSSTSRSLNQSSSSVSTPANLIPGPVNPAGPLSPLYQEKDLSELMPDDWQILANSDQIVELNKLGEGNGGSVSKCRLRNGNKIFAMKLINTDSNPDIQKQIVRELQYNRLVSSENIVKYYGTFLIENQSMIGITMEYMGGKSLDAIYKRVIEIDPSNRVNEKVMGKIAESILKGLNYLHQQKIIHRDIKPSNILLDFQGNIKLCDFGVSGEVVNSLATTFVGTQYYMAPERIMGKPYTVNCDIWSLGLTLLEVSTGKFPFTNVDSLNTNLGPIELLQLILEYEPKLEDIPQENIFWSDSFKNFIHYCLIKNTEERPNGEVPFEGLIPYTIMGMFFGLAGHGVGFIRYWDNGWKNDRFNLDEYDQKMMQRDFLLTGIKRGQTSEAVAPEHFKTAQTELQRYYTPYRDQFFSFRERLYRGYVTGNWEFE
- the rfc1 gene encoding DNA replication factor C complex subunit Rfc1 (EggNog:ENOG503NWJJ; BUSCO:EOG09261NW2; COG:L), with amino-acid sequence MVLVTDFFKAKKPAAKRKSSPPHESLNKKQKPDAPAPEIIDLDDELQIKHDDGDDTVEEIKSPPYKSSPQKAVVKKSPKKPTTKEQPSPPSGASAEEILASIPDAELPDTSDSQKLSFFQLQQRKAQAPQATGSVDIPEAKPHCLSGLTMVFTGVLPNLERTDAENIAKRYGAKVPKSISGKTSVVVIGDEAGPSKVQKIKKMHIKAISEEGFLQLLRSMPADGGSGGEAVKAKRKREEEESRIIQEAEAEEEQERARQQQAKIQHVPPSVSKHSSRLPAEPVREISNDDKLWTTKYAPTSTLQLCGNKGQVNKLRSWLLHWFDNAKNDFKDPGADGSGVFRACLISGPPGIGKTTAAHLIAEDLGFDVLEKNASDVRSKSLLNSDIKSVLNNTSVMGFFQNRHADVHQENERRFCLIMDEVDGMSSGDHGGAGALSQFCRITKMPMILICNDKSLPKMRTFDRVTYDLAFRRPSENEVKARIMTICHREKIKIDPSIIGQLVQTTNNDIRQMINLLSTVSKTQKTIGAEQSKDFSKSWQKQTVLKPFDIVGKLLNGQIYSPHSNHTLNDKIDLYFNDIDFTPLMVQENYLYTRPSNCRDDSDHLRRVAQAADDISASDRINSLIRSSEQQWSLLPFHAVMSSVKPSREVAGNISQRINFAGWLGQNSKQMKYQRLLQELQYHTRLRTSTDKKELRLEYVPLLAKRLAGPIVSQGENGIQPCIDVMDYYFLTREDWDTILDFGVGAAKGEAVLKKIPTKVKTAFTRTYNSSTHPIAIYKTGNSVGTTKSTASTVDYEDVIQDDTLKDDDDTEEKDDSKFDSKKDKLIKEVKPKKGAKRSKK
- a CDS encoding uncharacterized protein (COG:S; EggNog:ENOG503NZY5; BUSCO:EOG09263C55), with the protein product MGSKTSRKTKRSWVKNIDIKDIEDNLEQSREKQRLVGTDAEFVIDETPSDVPSAKAAKKLKSTEILTNKSKIPALEVERNKKPSGRTITRLMKISGRIDGSTSMALVNKDGLLNVKNEDLWNEPPAAPAPVRDVYPMNLPPAKSKAKKVRPSTIDEAPITLEFEDSELHGGKSYNPSLESWKQLVNQEFGLEKIKELNRQQLIERQEMLARMLAEHESSDEEEESDHEINDPNHANDTNDFKLSANKPTELKRKTKTKRGRMLKHKKRVELEARLKDLKHQIHQIGQLDLEELQHRDTKVVDKVTKKKKAAKRLFKYNLMDAPLEVKLSDELSSNMKNIKAEGNLFYSSMINLQKKGLIEARVPVAKRSKYKPKITEKWTYKDFK